One genomic segment of Alicycliphilus denitrificans K601 includes these proteins:
- the yidD gene encoding membrane protein insertion efficiency factor YidD: MMRALLMALVRGYRLLLSPWIGSACRFEPTCSLYSLQALEKHGAAAGSYLTVRRLARCHPWCEGGHDPVPQQLPRGMRLFSRLTPSDTPSSSPTKHS; encoded by the coding sequence ATGATGCGCGCGCTGCTCATGGCCCTGGTACGGGGCTACCGGCTGCTGCTCAGCCCCTGGATCGGGTCGGCCTGCCGGTTCGAGCCCACCTGCTCGCTGTACTCCCTGCAGGCGCTGGAGAAGCACGGCGCCGCCGCGGGCAGCTACCTCACCGTACGGCGCCTGGCGCGCTGCCACCCTTGGTGCGAGGGAGGGCATGATCCCGTGCCGCAGCAGCTGCCGCGCGGCATGCGCCTGTTCTCGCGGCTCACGCCTTCCGACACTCCATCCTCTTCACCTACGAAGCATTCATGA